The proteins below are encoded in one region of Thermothelomyces thermophilus ATCC 42464 chromosome 1, complete sequence:
- a CDS encoding D-isomer-specific 2-hydroxyacid dehydrogenase-like protein (D-isomer specific 2-hydroxyacid dehydrogenase-like protein), which translates to MSSPIKVAVLDDYQGISEPKFRALDPAKFEVSFFKDTLRPYNHPDTPQEVKDELVARLEPFTVISTMRERTPFTAELIARLPNLKLLLTTGNRNRGLDLDAFQARGIPVAGAVDRNSSVGSESTTEHCVAMILAAARNIAQDDLSVKTGGWQTVPAVALGGKVFGTVGLGRLGTAVGRIMHLAFGMRVVAWSENLTQERADEKAREAGLPVEDARGEKTFKVVSKEELFRTADVVSLQLVLSDRSRGCITAKDLELMKPTAIFVNTSRGPLVVEKDLLEVLEQGKIRAAALDVFDLEPLPLDSRWRTTKWGEDGRSRVLLTPHMGYVEEATLNGWYDMQVENLLRWEKGEELLLRLC; encoded by the exons ATGTCTAGCCCGATCAAGGTCGCAGTTCTTGATGACTACCAGGGCATCTCGGAGCCCAAATTCAGGGCCCTGGACCCGGCCAAGTTCGAGGTGTCCTTCTTTAAGGACACGCTCCGGCCTTACAATCACCCCGACACCCCGCAGGAGGTCAAGGATGAGCTGGTTGCCCGCCTGGAGCCGTTCACCGTGATCT CCACGATGCGCGAGCGCACCCCCTTCACGGCCGAGCTGATCGCCCGCTTGCCCAACCTCAAATTACTCCTCACCACGGGCAACCGCAACCGCGGGCTGGACCTCGACGCCTTTCAAGCGCGGGGCATCCCCGTTGCTGGCGCGGTGGACCGCAACAGTTCGGTCGGCTCCGAGTCGACGACCGAGCACTGCGTCGCCATGATCCTCGCGGCAGCCCGCAACATTGCCCAGGATGACCTCTCAGTCAAGACGGGAGGGTGGCAGACCGTGCCGGCGGTTGCGCTCGGGGGCAAGGTGTTTGGGACGGTGGGGCTTGGCCGACTGGGCACGGCGGTCGGACGCATCATGCACCTTGCGTTCGGGATGCGCGTGGTGGCGTGGAGCGAGAACTTGACGCAGGAGCGGGCGGACGAGAAGGCGCGGGAGGCCGGGCTGCCGGTGGAGGACGCACGGGGCGAGAAGACGTTTAAGGTGGTGAGCAAGGAGGAGCTGTTCCGGACGGCCGACGTGGTGAGCCTGCAGCTGGTGCTGTCAGACCGGTCCAGGGGTTGTATCACAGCGAAGGACCTGGAGTTGATGAAGCCGACGGCCATCTTCGTCAACACCTCGAGGGGCCCCCTGGTGGTTGAGAAGGACCTGCTGGAGGTGTTGGAGCAGGGCAAGATCCGGGCGGCCGCGCTCGACGTGTTCGACTTggagccgctgccgctggaTAGCCGGTGGAGGACGACCAAGTGGGGGGAGGACGGCCGGAGCCGGGTGCTGCTGACGCCGCATATGGGCTATGTTGAGGAGGCGACTCTGAATGGATGGTACGACATGCAGGTAGAAAACCTGCTACGGTGGGAGAAGGGCGAGGAGCTGCTCCTCCGGCTTTGTTAG